The following are from one region of the Gryllotalpicola protaetiae genome:
- a CDS encoding Gfo/Idh/MocA family protein, with protein sequence MSDAPTRLAVVGSGFRAEAFLRVAAAAPDRFEAVVVVARRPERARELEARWSVASVADLSELRGPDSLDFVVNAASAGAAVGIIEQLTAAGHAVLTETPVAPDRPGLERLSELVRQGARIQVAEQYHLEPLVSAQLVIAHSGLLGEVGEAFVSVAHDYHGFSVLRRALGAGFRNATVTARRFDESVQLGPSRYSDPEEARLTTGIRTTAWLDFEGGLRGTYDFDDQQYRSFIRTPTLTIRGTRGELRDDVVRYVDADNQPVTSRIERLAAGGAGNHEGLFARAYVFEGRRVWANGFLRARLSDEELGIAGALAGMAAYVAGGGPELYSVAEAAQDVYLQTVLEQSLRSGRPARSSTQSWAV encoded by the coding sequence ATGAGCGATGCGCCGACCCGGCTGGCGGTGGTGGGCTCGGGGTTCCGCGCCGAGGCGTTTCTTCGCGTCGCGGCCGCGGCACCCGACCGCTTCGAGGCGGTGGTGGTGGTCGCGCGGCGGCCCGAGCGGGCCCGAGAGCTCGAGGCGCGCTGGAGCGTGGCATCCGTCGCCGATCTCAGCGAGCTGCGCGGCCCCGACTCACTCGACTTCGTCGTCAACGCGGCGTCGGCGGGAGCCGCGGTCGGCATCATCGAGCAGCTGACCGCCGCAGGGCACGCGGTGCTCACCGAGACGCCGGTCGCGCCCGACCGGCCGGGTCTCGAACGGCTCAGCGAACTCGTGCGGCAGGGTGCGCGCATCCAGGTCGCCGAGCAGTACCACCTCGAGCCGCTCGTCTCGGCGCAGCTCGTGATCGCGCACTCCGGGCTGCTCGGCGAGGTCGGTGAGGCCTTCGTGTCGGTCGCGCACGACTACCACGGCTTCAGCGTGCTGCGCCGGGCGCTCGGCGCGGGCTTCCGCAATGCGACGGTCACCGCGCGCCGCTTCGACGAGAGCGTGCAGCTCGGGCCGAGCCGGTACAGCGACCCGGAAGAGGCGCGGCTCACCACCGGCATCCGCACGACCGCCTGGCTCGACTTCGAGGGCGGCTTGCGCGGCACGTATGACTTCGACGACCAGCAGTACCGGTCGTTCATCCGCACGCCGACGCTCACGATACGTGGCACGCGCGGCGAGCTGCGCGACGACGTGGTGCGCTACGTCGACGCCGACAACCAACCCGTCACCTCGCGCATCGAGCGGCTCGCTGCGGGCGGCGCGGGCAATCACGAGGGGCTGTTCGCGCGCGCCTACGTGTTCGAGGGGCGGCGTGTGTGGGCGAACGGATTCCTGCGAGCAAGGCTGTCGGACGAGGAGCTCGGCATCGCCGGCGCCCTCGCCGGAATGGCGGCGTACGTCGCCGGCGGCGGCCCCGAGCTGTACTCGGTGGCCGAGGCCGCGCAGGACGTCTACCTGCAGACGGTGCTCGAGCAGTCGCTGCGCTCGGGGCGCCCCGCGCGCTCGTCGACGCAGTCGTGGGCGGTCTGA
- a CDS encoding DMT family transporter encodes MSRWLLLAGAIVSEVSGSLSLEGAIRHPWLYAVVAVGYLLSFWLFGRVLRAGMPVGVGYAIWGAIGVALTAVFSAVLFDEQLTLLTIAGMVVVIGGVVLVNLGGGHGTSADGGNSDRGAADSGSAVTTEDAS; translated from the coding sequence GTGAGTCGATGGCTGCTGCTGGCCGGCGCGATCGTCAGCGAGGTCTCCGGCTCGCTCAGCCTTGAGGGAGCGATCCGGCACCCCTGGCTGTACGCCGTCGTGGCCGTCGGCTATCTGCTGTCGTTCTGGCTGTTCGGCCGCGTGCTGCGCGCCGGGATGCCGGTCGGCGTCGGCTACGCGATCTGGGGTGCCATCGGCGTCGCCCTCACTGCGGTGTTCTCAGCCGTCCTGTTCGACGAGCAGCTCACGCTCCTCACCATCGCGGGCATGGTCGTGGTCATCGGCGGTGTCGTGCTCGTGAACCTGGGCGGCGGCCACGGCACCAGCGCTGACGGCGGCAACAGCGATCGAGGCGCGGCCGATTCCGGCAGCGCCGTGACCACTGAGGATGCGTCGTGA
- a CDS encoding phospholipase D-like domain-containing protein, with product MTDTTPFPPISALIARRLDTFKLPGVLSVRPGFQLVDGWVTATPAIVVTVEAERPPGLPSEVGGFPIDVRVASPRKRTALLEPARFAASGAAAPDEGKVPEFADEVVVAARPAEASVAPSPDVVTDAAKKPQLPYSPPVGVPLSPVSGELTVQLAASPDAGWEQLSAFLDATESELVIGLYDFTSAHVLAAFEKAAAGKKVTLTLDHPSKNPTADQTDEQTVAALKKALGAEFEQAWALSGMDPKATVTVFQTAYHIKVAAQDSTAVWVSSGNWNNSNQPAIDPVNVKADAEAARSGDRDWHVVVRSPELTTTFAAYLAHDFDVASQHNQTSAAVMQPELLQPAVKTPPFAQFFAATTITDQMTITPVLTPDTGVYVDAVKSLITSATKTLHLQFQYIELPKTTDATNQAFVDLVAAVIDRQKVGVEVRIIMSEYETAGYLEQLQAAGLDVANNVKLQNNVHNKGVIVDGRAALVSSQNWSSAGALRNRDAGVIIENTQVAEYFEQLFEHDWEHLAAKQVAED from the coding sequence GTGACCGACACCACGCCGTTCCCGCCCATCTCCGCCCTCATCGCGCGCCGGCTCGACACGTTCAAGCTGCCCGGCGTGCTGAGTGTGCGGCCCGGCTTTCAGCTCGTCGACGGCTGGGTGACGGCGACCCCCGCGATCGTCGTCACCGTCGAAGCCGAGCGGCCACCCGGGCTCCCATCAGAGGTGGGCGGCTTCCCCATCGATGTGCGCGTCGCCTCGCCGCGGAAGCGCACGGCGCTGCTCGAGCCGGCGCGCTTCGCAGCGAGCGGGGCCGCCGCGCCCGACGAGGGCAAGGTGCCGGAATTCGCCGACGAGGTGGTGGTCGCGGCGCGGCCGGCCGAGGCATCCGTCGCGCCGTCGCCCGATGTCGTGACGGACGCCGCCAAGAAGCCGCAATTGCCATATTCGCCGCCCGTCGGCGTGCCGCTGTCGCCGGTCAGCGGCGAGCTCACCGTTCAGCTTGCCGCGTCACCCGATGCCGGCTGGGAGCAGCTCTCGGCCTTCCTCGATGCGACCGAGAGCGAGCTGGTGATCGGGCTCTACGACTTCACCTCGGCGCACGTGCTGGCGGCGTTCGAGAAGGCGGCTGCGGGCAAGAAGGTCACGCTGACGCTCGACCACCCGTCGAAGAATCCGACGGCCGATCAGACCGACGAGCAGACGGTCGCGGCGCTCAAGAAGGCGCTCGGTGCTGAATTCGAACAGGCGTGGGCGCTTTCCGGAATGGACCCGAAGGCGACCGTCACCGTGTTCCAGACGGCGTACCACATCAAGGTCGCCGCGCAGGATTCGACAGCCGTGTGGGTGTCGAGCGGCAACTGGAACAACTCGAATCAGCCCGCCATCGACCCGGTGAATGTGAAAGCCGACGCGGAGGCCGCGCGCAGCGGCGACCGGGACTGGCACGTCGTCGTGCGCAGTCCAGAGCTGACGACGACGTTCGCTGCATACCTCGCGCACGATTTCGACGTCGCATCGCAGCACAACCAGACGTCGGCCGCCGTCATGCAGCCCGAGTTGCTGCAGCCCGCGGTCAAGACGCCGCCGTTCGCGCAGTTCTTCGCGGCGACGACGATCACCGACCAGATGACGATCACTCCGGTGCTCACCCCCGACACCGGCGTGTACGTCGACGCCGTGAAGTCGCTCATCACGAGCGCGACGAAGACCCTGCACCTGCAGTTCCAGTACATCGAGCTGCCGAAGACGACGGATGCCACGAATCAGGCTTTCGTCGACCTGGTGGCCGCCGTCATCGATCGCCAGAAGGTCGGCGTCGAAGTACGCATCATCATGAGCGAGTACGAGACCGCCGGCTATCTCGAACAACTGCAAGCTGCTGGGCTCGACGTCGCGAACAACGTGAAACTGCAGAACAACGTGCACAACAAGGGGGTGATCGTCGACGGGCGCGCAGCATTGGTGTCGAGTCAGAACTGGTCGAGCGCGGGGGCCCTGCGCAATCGCGACGCCGGCGTGATCATCGAGAACACGCAGGTCGCTGAATACTTCGAGCAGCTGTTCGAGCACGACTGGGAGCACCTCGCGGCGAAACAGGTAGCTGAAGATTAG
- a CDS encoding Fpg/Nei family DNA glycosylase, whose amino-acid sequence MPELPEVHALAVDLGARLTGRTIRRLDVLAIAALKTFAVPPEALRGKTITGVTRHGKFLDIAAREPAVDGGEDEIHLVLHLARAGWVRWRAAEPKTSARPGRAPRNPLAARLLLEPDGAGLDITEAGTKKSLQLHLVRDPLEIERVRTLGPEPLEPAFTREVFAGILKSAGRSQIKGVLRDQATIAGIGNAYSDEILWAAKMSPFKAAAMTDAEIDRLYAALQSTLRDAVDRSEGLAASELKAEKHEGLRVHGRAGEACPVCGSTIRQVTFHDSSLQYCPGCQTGGKILADRVLSRLLK is encoded by the coding sequence ATGCCGGAACTGCCCGAGGTGCATGCGCTCGCCGTCGATCTCGGCGCGCGGCTCACCGGGCGCACGATCCGGAGGCTCGACGTCCTCGCGATCGCGGCGCTCAAGACGTTCGCGGTCCCGCCGGAGGCGCTGAGGGGCAAGACGATCACCGGCGTGACCCGTCACGGGAAGTTCTTGGACATCGCAGCCCGAGAACCCGCCGTCGACGGCGGCGAAGACGAGATCCATCTCGTCCTGCACCTCGCCCGCGCGGGATGGGTGCGGTGGCGCGCCGCAGAGCCGAAGACCAGCGCCCGCCCGGGGCGCGCGCCGAGGAATCCGCTCGCCGCGCGCCTGCTGCTCGAGCCGGACGGCGCCGGTCTCGACATCACCGAGGCCGGCACGAAGAAGAGCCTGCAACTGCACCTGGTGCGCGACCCGCTCGAGATCGAGCGCGTGCGCACCCTCGGCCCAGAGCCGCTCGAGCCCGCCTTCACACGTGAGGTCTTCGCCGGCATCCTCAAGTCAGCAGGCCGTTCGCAGATCAAGGGCGTGCTGCGCGATCAGGCGACCATCGCGGGCATCGGCAACGCCTACAGCGACGAGATCCTGTGGGCGGCGAAGATGTCGCCGTTCAAAGCGGCGGCGATGACGGATGCCGAGATCGATCGTCTCTACGCCGCGCTGCAGTCGACTCTGCGCGACGCGGTCGACCGCTCAGAAGGGCTCGCCGCGAGTGAGCTCAAAGCGGAGAAGCATGAGGGCCTCAGGGTGCACGGGCGTGCGGGCGAGGCCTGCCCGGTGTGCGGTTCGACGATCCGTCAGGTGACCTTCCACGACTCGAGCCTGCAGTACTGCCCCGGGTGTCAGACCGGCGGGAAGATCCTGGCGGACCGGGTGCTGTCGCGACTGCTGAAGTAA
- a CDS encoding DUF1294 domain-containing protein, producing the protein MPPRPSPLRGTLADWNDARGFGFIEPAGGGARVFVHISAFTSPAPRPDDGDIVGYSLGAGPDGRPRARAASVLQAHSAQVKRMPAPPAHHRGRPAALPFVPVLVFAVFLVLAVAAWGASVWFASIYIGMSAIAFGVYAWDKQAAIDGAWRTRESTLQALALLGGWPGAVFAQQLLRHKNRKVSFQLVFWLLVIINVGAFVALVWRPALIEQLSSLSG; encoded by the coding sequence ATGCCTCCGCGCCCGTCGCCACTGCGCGGGACGCTCGCCGATTGGAACGACGCCCGCGGGTTCGGCTTCATCGAGCCGGCGGGCGGCGGCGCCCGGGTCTTCGTGCACATCTCGGCGTTCACCTCGCCGGCGCCGCGACCGGACGACGGCGACATCGTCGGGTATTCGCTGGGCGCAGGGCCCGATGGGCGGCCGCGTGCGCGTGCGGCATCCGTTCTGCAGGCGCATTCAGCACAGGTGAAGCGGATGCCTGCGCCACCCGCGCACCACCGCGGCCGGCCGGCGGCGCTGCCCTTCGTGCCCGTTCTCGTGTTCGCCGTGTTCCTCGTGCTGGCGGTCGCCGCGTGGGGCGCATCGGTGTGGTTCGCGTCGATCTACATCGGCATGAGCGCGATCGCGTTCGGGGTCTATGCGTGGGACAAGCAGGCGGCGATCGACGGCGCCTGGCGCACGCGCGAGAGCACGCTGCAGGCGCTCGCGCTGCTCGGCGGGTGGCCGGGGGCGGTGTTCGCGCAGCAGCTCCTGAGGCACAAGAACCGGAAGGTGAGCTTCCAGCTCGTGTTCTGGCTGCTCGTGATCATCAATGTCGGCGCGTTCGTGGCGCTCGTGTGGCGGCCGGCGCTGATCGAGCAGCTCTCGAGCCTGTCCGGCTGA
- a CDS encoding HAD family hydrolase, with product MSNASQASDRIVVLWDIDGTLVHETRGEGSRMQMRAIRDVLGVDLERPGFGAGATERMVWTRLFENAGIPVPDDLTPLEDAIDRLYVDHFLEAPRVAIPGAAEATRAVAEAGLVNSVLTGNGRPVSRMKLESAGLDVTLFDWDSAFFGREWSDRVEMAKAARLRHPVAVIVGDTVNDGACAVGSGIPWVAVGTGGHPREDLEQFTPVAWFDDLVGREGELTETIRAAVHGLA from the coding sequence GTGAGCAACGCGAGCCAGGCATCCGACCGCATTGTCGTCCTCTGGGACATCGACGGCACCCTCGTGCACGAGACCCGCGGCGAAGGGTCGCGCATGCAGATGCGGGCAATCCGCGACGTGCTAGGCGTCGACCTCGAGCGGCCAGGGTTCGGTGCGGGCGCGACCGAGCGCATGGTGTGGACGCGACTGTTCGAGAACGCGGGGATTCCCGTGCCCGACGATCTCACACCCCTCGAAGACGCGATCGACCGGCTCTACGTCGATCACTTCCTCGAGGCGCCGCGCGTCGCGATTCCCGGTGCGGCCGAGGCGACCCGCGCCGTCGCCGAGGCGGGCCTCGTCAACTCCGTGCTCACCGGCAACGGCCGCCCTGTCTCGCGCATGAAGCTCGAGTCCGCGGGTCTCGACGTCACGCTCTTCGACTGGGATTCCGCCTTCTTCGGCCGCGAATGGAGCGACCGCGTCGAGATGGCGAAAGCGGCCAGGCTGAGGCATCCGGTCGCCGTCATCGTCGGCGACACCGTGAACGACGGGGCCTGCGCGGTCGGCTCAGGCATCCCGTGGGTGGCGGTCGGCACGGGCGGGCACCCGCGCGAGGATCTCGAGCAGTTCACCCCGGTCGCGTGGTTCGACGACCTGGTCGGGCGCGAGGGCGAGCTGACCGAGACGATCCGCGCCGCGGTTCACGGGTTGGCGTAG
- the argG gene encoding argininosuccinate synthase: MSKVLSSLPVGERVGIAFSGGLDTSCAVAWMRENGAIPCTYTADIGQYDEPDIAAVPGRAGQYGAELARLVDAKAALVEEGLVALQCGAFHIRSGGKTYFNTTPLGRAVTGTLLVRAMKEDGVDIWGDGSTYKGNDIERFYRYGLMANPALRVYKPWLDVNFVSQLGGRTEMSQWLVAHGFPYRDSTEKAYSTDANIWGATHEAKRLEDLDAGLDIVEPIMGVAAWRDDVEVATEEVSVRFEAGRPVAINGVEFTDAVALVLEANAIGGRHGLGVSDQIENRIIEAKSRGIYEAPGMALLHIAYERLLNAIHNEDTVANYHIEGRRLGRLMYEGRWLDPQSLMLRESLQRWVGSAVTGEVTLRLRRGDDYTILDTTGPALSYSGAKLSMERVGDSAFGPDDRIGQLTMRNLDIADSRARLEQYATLGLIGGPTAELVGSLESGRAEEILGGVESLSATAEELERATDAASEGAAFDSGTD; encoded by the coding sequence GTGTCCAAGGTTCTGAGCTCCCTTCCCGTCGGCGAGCGTGTCGGCATCGCCTTCTCCGGGGGGCTCGACACCTCCTGCGCGGTCGCGTGGATGCGTGAGAACGGCGCGATTCCGTGCACCTACACCGCCGACATCGGGCAGTACGACGAGCCTGACATCGCCGCCGTTCCGGGCCGTGCAGGACAGTACGGCGCTGAGCTCGCGCGTCTCGTCGATGCGAAGGCCGCGCTCGTCGAAGAGGGCCTGGTGGCGCTGCAGTGCGGTGCCTTCCACATCCGTTCAGGCGGCAAGACCTACTTCAACACGACGCCTCTCGGCCGCGCGGTGACGGGCACGCTGCTCGTGCGCGCGATGAAGGAGGACGGCGTCGACATCTGGGGCGACGGCTCGACCTACAAGGGCAACGACATCGAGCGGTTCTATCGCTACGGCCTGATGGCGAACCCCGCCCTGCGGGTCTACAAGCCGTGGCTCGACGTGAACTTCGTCAGCCAGCTCGGCGGCCGCACCGAGATGAGCCAGTGGCTCGTCGCCCACGGCTTCCCGTACCGCGACTCGACCGAGAAGGCGTACTCGACCGACGCCAACATCTGGGGTGCGACCCACGAGGCGAAGCGCCTCGAGGACCTCGACGCGGGCCTCGACATCGTCGAGCCGATCATGGGCGTCGCCGCCTGGCGCGACGACGTCGAGGTCGCCACCGAAGAGGTGTCGGTGCGCTTCGAGGCGGGCCGTCCCGTCGCGATCAACGGCGTCGAGTTCACCGACGCGGTGGCGCTCGTGCTCGAGGCGAACGCCATCGGCGGCCGCCACGGCCTCGGCGTCTCCGATCAGATCGAAAACCGCATCATCGAGGCGAAGTCCCGCGGCATCTACGAGGCGCCGGGCATGGCGCTGCTGCACATCGCCTACGAGCGACTGCTCAATGCGATCCACAACGAGGACACCGTCGCGAACTATCACATTGAGGGCCGCCGTCTCGGCCGCCTGATGTACGAGGGCCGCTGGCTCGACCCGCAGTCGCTGATGCTGCGCGAGTCGCTGCAGCGCTGGGTCGGCTCGGCCGTCACGGGCGAGGTCACCCTGCGCCTGCGCCGCGGAGACGACTACACGATCCTCGACACGACGGGCCCGGCGCTCAGCTATTCGGGCGCGAAGCTCTCGATGGAGCGCGTCGGCGATTCCGCCTTCGGCCCTGACGACCGCATCGGCCAGCTCACCATGCGCAACCTCGACATCGCCGACTCGCGCGCGCGTCTCGAGCAGTACGCGACGCTGGGCCTCATCGGCGGCCCGACCGCCGAGCTCGTCGGGTCGCTCGAGTCCGGCCGCGCAGAGGAGATCCTCGGCGGCGTCGAGTCGCTTTCGGCGACGGCCGAAGAGCTCGAGCGTGCGACGGATGCCGCGTCCGAGGGCGCCGCCTTCGACTCCGGCACCGACTGA
- a CDS encoding HNH endonuclease signature motif containing protein → MTAVGEGLGAAFHRVEPSLPLCLPALTDDQLVGFAQDAEEVLRQAEAITLAVAREFDCRSDESLGEDSLARKLGSKKPWGAIETVTRTSAEDARRRVLESRALAKLPVLEDAVSSGALSRAQAEVIGAPILKTVPVADPAAVDIACTELVELSAALPASAVADAARVWAAVLDPDGVAPVEKAAIEKRFLTLGPARNGLVKLTGLLPIEQAAAIRAVLDAHVNPRAGAEVRFTPSPDVLGDADPDDTKPLLTGTLDLPPVDTRSAKQKRADILHAVFVAAARTPQTPTMGGAHPTILVTTTKDELETGHGVAWVDGENEPISAHAAKRIADAGGYQEVDLSPTGEILNLGRTQRCFTPQQRRALAARDKGCIIPGCTTPARWCETHHLTPWKDGGKTNVINAALLCWWHHHLIDDGPYQLRTSKDGTPEIRWVYGSHASPWVPAIHRPAR, encoded by the coding sequence GTGACAGCAGTCGGCGAGGGTCTAGGGGCGGCGTTCCATCGCGTCGAACCTTCGCTTCCCCTGTGCCTCCCCGCGCTGACGGATGATCAGCTGGTCGGCTTCGCGCAGGACGCCGAAGAGGTGCTGCGGCAGGCGGAGGCGATCACGCTCGCCGTCGCCAGGGAGTTCGACTGCCGGTCCGACGAGTCGCTCGGGGAGGACTCTTTGGCGCGCAAGCTCGGGTCGAAGAAGCCCTGGGGTGCGATCGAGACCGTCACCCGCACCTCGGCGGAGGATGCCCGCAGGCGCGTGCTGGAATCGCGGGCGCTGGCGAAGCTGCCCGTCCTCGAAGACGCCGTCTCTTCCGGGGCGCTCTCCCGGGCCCAGGCGGAAGTGATCGGCGCGCCGATCCTGAAGACCGTTCCCGTCGCCGACCCTGCCGCTGTCGATATCGCCTGCACAGAGCTCGTGGAGCTGTCCGCTGCCCTGCCGGCCTCCGCCGTGGCGGACGCGGCGAGAGTGTGGGCGGCGGTTCTGGACCCCGACGGCGTCGCACCCGTCGAGAAGGCCGCGATCGAGAAACGCTTCCTCACCCTCGGGCCTGCCCGCAACGGCCTGGTGAAGCTCACCGGGCTCCTGCCGATCGAGCAGGCCGCCGCCATCCGCGCCGTCCTCGACGCGCATGTGAATCCGCGCGCCGGCGCCGAGGTGCGCTTCACCCCAAGCCCCGACGTGCTCGGCGACGCCGACCCCGACGACACAAAACCGCTGCTGACGGGAACGCTCGATCTGCCGCCCGTCGACACCCGCTCGGCGAAACAGAAACGCGCCGACATCCTCCACGCCGTTTTCGTCGCCGCAGCCCGGACCCCGCAGACCCCGACCATGGGCGGCGCGCACCCCACCATCCTCGTCACCACAACGAAAGACGAGCTCGAGACCGGCCACGGCGTGGCATGGGTCGATGGCGAAAACGAGCCCATCAGCGCCCATGCCGCGAAGCGCATCGCCGACGCCGGCGGCTACCAGGAAGTCGACCTCTCCCCCACCGGCGAGATCCTGAACCTCGGCCGCACCCAACGCTGCTTCACCCCGCAACAGCGCAGAGCCCTCGCCGCCCGAGACAAAGGCTGCATCATCCCCGGCTGCACCACACCCGCCCGATGGTGCGAAACCCACCACCTCACACCCTGGAAAGACGGCGGCAAAACCAATGTCATCAACGCCGCACTCCTGTGCTGGTGGCACCACCACCTCATCGACGACGGCCCCTACCAACTCCGCACCAGCAAAGACGGCACACCCGAAATCAGATGGGTCTACGGCTCCCACGCCTCACCCTGGGTACCAGCCATCCACCGACCCGCACGCTGA
- a CDS encoding ketopantoate reductase family protein has translation MRYVIVGAGAIGGTLSARLAQHLETPPLVIARGDNAEAIRARGLLLRSPDDEVRVDAPVATDPREAELTTDDVLVFATKTHQVQSALLEWVDEPVRDAAGEVVGTAGELLPVLTALNGVESERLALRYFRRVFGVCVWLPAVHLAPGEFTVRIAPQSGVFIVGRYGLAGEADAAADALLLGTVQSDWERATFRVHVVDEVMPWKYRKLVSNLGNAVQALIGTGDEASSPTAGELYSLAREEGLAVYAAAGIGIPSDDDEERWRGGAFDVRPVTGADGPLGGSTWQSLARGSGSIETDYLNGEIVRLARLAGVPAPVNEGLQRLARQAAAEHRPPASVSPDELKRILLGG, from the coding sequence ATGAGATACGTCATCGTCGGCGCGGGCGCCATCGGCGGCACGCTCTCGGCGCGCCTCGCGCAGCATCTCGAGACTCCCCCACTGGTGATCGCACGCGGAGACAACGCCGAGGCGATCCGTGCCCGCGGCCTGCTGCTGCGGTCACCGGACGACGAGGTCCGCGTCGATGCGCCCGTGGCGACCGACCCGCGCGAGGCCGAGCTCACGACCGACGACGTGCTGGTCTTCGCGACCAAGACGCATCAGGTGCAGAGCGCGCTGCTCGAATGGGTCGACGAGCCGGTGCGCGACGCCGCCGGAGAGGTCGTCGGCACCGCGGGCGAGCTGCTGCCCGTGCTGACCGCGCTCAACGGGGTGGAGTCCGAGCGACTCGCGCTGCGCTACTTCCGCCGGGTCTTCGGGGTCTGCGTCTGGCTGCCCGCCGTGCACCTCGCCCCCGGGGAGTTCACGGTGCGCATCGCGCCGCAGAGCGGCGTGTTCATCGTCGGGCGCTATGGGCTGGCCGGCGAGGCGGATGCCGCTGCCGACGCCTTGCTTCTCGGGACCGTCCAGTCCGACTGGGAGCGCGCGACCTTCCGGGTGCACGTCGTCGACGAGGTCATGCCGTGGAAGTACCGCAAGCTCGTGAGCAATCTCGGAAACGCGGTCCAGGCCCTGATCGGCACCGGCGATGAGGCGTCCAGCCCGACCGCGGGCGAGCTGTACTCGCTGGCGCGCGAGGAGGGCCTCGCGGTATATGCCGCTGCGGGCATAGGCATTCCGTCGGACGACGATGAGGAGCGCTGGCGCGGTGGCGCGTTCGACGTCCGCCCTGTGACCGGCGCCGACGGACCGCTCGGCGGCTCGACCTGGCAGTCGCTCGCGCGCGGGTCGGGGTCGATCGAGACCGACTATCTGAACGGCGAGATCGTTCGACTCGCGCGGCTCGCCGGCGTGCCGGCGCCGGTCAACGAGGGGCTGCAGCGCCTCGCACGGCAGGCTGCGGCCGAGCACCGACCACCGGCATCCGTCTCACCCGATGAGCTGAAGCGGATTCTGCTCGGCGGCTGA
- a CDS encoding DMT family transporter, producing the protein MSWVVLAIAILCEVGATLSLRMASTPHEGRAPSRRWYLAVVAGYAASFVLFSLVLRMGIGLAISYGIWTAAGVALTAIAGRVFFTEPFTRVMVAGTLLIMLGVVLIELGQAAS; encoded by the coding sequence GTGAGCTGGGTCGTTCTCGCGATCGCGATCCTGTGCGAGGTCGGCGCAACGCTCTCGCTGCGCATGGCGAGCACGCCGCACGAGGGCAGGGCGCCGTCGCGCCGCTGGTACCTCGCCGTCGTCGCGGGCTACGCCGCGTCGTTCGTGCTGTTCTCGCTCGTGCTGCGCATGGGCATCGGGCTCGCGATCAGCTACGGCATCTGGACGGCCGCCGGCGTCGCGCTCACGGCGATCGCCGGGCGTGTGTTCTTCACGGAGCCGTTCACCCGGGTCATGGTCGCCGGCACCCTGCTCATCATGCTGGGCGTCGTGCTGATCGAACTCGGGCAGGCGGCGTCGTAG